The Falco peregrinus isolate bFalPer1 chromosome 12, bFalPer1.pri, whole genome shotgun sequence genome has a segment encoding these proteins:
- the IGSF10 gene encoding immunoglobulin superfamily member 10 isoform X2, whose product MKAAGRGTPWWLGTLLTVCLAALPSSSACPRLCACYVPTEAHCTFRYFTAVPLHIPPNVERINLGYNSLLKLTETDFSGLEKLELLMLHSNEINTIPEKVFRDLYSLQVLKMSYNKVRVLQQDVFYGLKSLVRLHMDHNKIEFVNPNVFYGLTSLRLVHLEGNLLKQLHPDTFVTLHYSQIFKISFMKHVYLSDNVLASLPEEMFSYMSELESVYLHGNPWSCDCNLQWFAEWAKERPDLIKCKKDRSSGAQQCPVCASPKNQKGKSLADVPSASLSCAKPAIHDSLKFKNLTVPDDGDFSSVSPRDFLAPIGSMVLNMTDQAGNRGTDALESRGDGRWTVFANGTLAITRVDLEDRGQYLCTAANPHGVARLLVTLSVVAYPPRFTGGRLQLLTAHSGKPMAVKCKAEGRPPPTISWVLANKTHISNSFTGHNKVHVEPDGTLIIKEVTVYDRGIYTCIAKNPAGTDTLVVKLQVIAAPPTILEKKRQLVEGMMGENLKFPCTVKGNPQPTVHWVLFDGTVVKPLQFINAKLFLFSNGTLHLSNIAPSDSGNYECIATSSTGSERRVVSLMVEHRDTLPKIATASQEMTQLNFGDKLLLNCTATGEPKPRIIWRLPSKAVVDQWHRMGSRIHVYPNGSLVIEAVTEKDAGDYLCVARNKIGDDLILMKVSITMKPAKIDQKQYFKKLVPYGKDFRVDCKASGSPTPEISWSLPDGTVINNAMLADDSGHRSRRYVLFDNGTLYLNKVGVTEGGDYTCYAQNTLGRDEMKIHLMVIVAAPQIKHNYKTYIRVKAGDTALLDCEAVGEPKAKIFWLLPSSDMILSSTGRHFLHANGSLSISQVKLLDTGEYMCVARNPGGDDTKLYEVDVVAKPPIINGLYVNKTIMKVTAVRHSKKQIDCRAEGTPPLQIMWIMPDNIFLTAPYYGSRIVVHKNGTLEIRNLRPSDTADFICVARNDAGESMLVVQLEVLEMLRRPMFKNPFNEKIIAKPGKATMLNCSVDGNPPPDISWMLPNGTWFSTGIKTSQFLTGSNGTLTIYNPDRDKAGKYRCAARNKVGYIEKLIILEVGQKPSILTRPVGPVKGISGEPLSLHCLSDGSPKPNTAWTLPGGNMLDRPQINKKYILLENGTLVIREATIHDRGNYMCKAHNNAGESSVTVPVVIVAYPPRITNRPPQTIHTMPGAAVQLHCRALGIPKPEITWELPDHSVLPTGHQGRASGSKLLHPLGTLLIQNPQPSDSGAYKCTAKNHLGSDLTVTYIHVT is encoded by the exons atgaaggcagcaggcagaggcacaCCGTGGTGGCTGGGGACCCTCCTCACTGTCTGCCTggctgccctccccagcagcagtgcctgtcccaggCTCTGCGCCTGCTACGTCCCCACCGAGGCGCACTGCACGTTCCGGTACTTCACAGCCGTCCCACTGCACATCCCTCCAAACGTCGAGCGCATCAACCTGGG TTACAACAGCTTGCTTAAACTGACAGAAACTGACTTCTCTGGCCTGGAGAAACTGGAGTTACTGATGCTGCATAGCAATGAGATAAATACAATCCCTGAAAAGGTGTTCAGGGATCTATATTCATTACAG gttttaaaaatgaGTTATAACAAGGTCAGAGTACTTCAGCAAGATGTTTTCTATGGTCTAAAGAGCTTGGTGCGGTTGCATATGGACCACAATAAAATTGAATTTGTAAATCCCAACGTTTTCTACGGACTCACATCACTGAGGCTGGTCCACTTGGAAGGCAATTTACTCAAGCAGCTTCATCCAGATACATTTGTCACCTTGCACTATagccaaatatttaaaatatccttcATGAAGCATGTATATTTGTCTGACAATGTGCTGGCATCGCTaccagaagaaatgttttcctacATGTCTGAGCTAGAGAGTGTTTACCTTCATGGAAACCCATGGTCCTGTGATTGCAATCTACAGTGGTTTGCAGAATGGGCAAAAGAGAGGCCAG aTCTTATAAAGTGCAAAAAAGACAGAAGCTCCGGTGCTCAGCAATGCCCAGTTTGTGCTAGTCCCAAAAatcaaaaagggaaaagcttaGCGGATGTTCCTTCTGCATCTTTAAGCTGTGCTAAACCAGCCATACATGACTCCCTGAAATTTAAAAACCTTACAGTGCCAGATGATGGGGATTTCAGTTCCGTATCTCCCAGGGACTTCTTAGCTCCTATAGGATCCATGGTTTTGAACATGACTGACCAAGCCGGAAATCGAG GGACTGATGCTCTGGAAAGCCGAGGTGATGGCAGATGGACAGTGTTTGCCAATGGCACGCTCGCCATCACTCGGGTGGACCTGGAGGACCGTGGGCAGTACCTGTGCACTGCGGCCAACCCACATGGTGTGGCACGGCTCCTGGTCACCTTATCGGTAGTGGCCTACCCGCCCCGCTTCACTGGTGGCAGGTTGCAGCTCCTCACCGCTCACTCCGGAAAGCCCATGGCAGTGAAGTGCAAGGCTGAGGGCAGGCCTCCTCCCACCATCTCATGGGTTCTAGCAAATAAAACGCACATCTCCAACTCTTTCACAGGACATAACAAAGTTCACGTGGAACCGGATGGCACTTTAATTATCAAGGAAGTCACTGTTTATGACAGGGGCATCTACACATGCATAGCTAAAAACCCAGCAGGCACTGACACACTGGTTGTAAAACTGCAGGTCATCGCGGCACCTCCCACCATTCTGGAAAAGAAGAGACAACTTGTCGAGGGAATGATGGgggaaaatctgaaattccCATGCACCGTGAAAGGGAATCCTCAGCCCACTGTCCACTGGGTCCTCTTCGATGGCACGGTGGTGAAACCTCTGCAGTTCATAAACGCAAAGCTGTTCCTGTTCTCCAATGGCACCCTCCACCTCAGCAACATCGCCCCATCTGACAGCGGCAATTACGAGTGCATAGCCACAAGCTCGACTGGCTCGGAAAGGAGGGTGGTGAGCCTCATGGTGGAACACAGAGATACACTTCCAAAAATAGCTACCGCTTCTCAAGAAATGACTCAGTTGAATTTTGGGGACAAGTTGCTTCTGAACTGCACCGCAACTGGAGAGCCAAAGCCCAGGATCATCTGGAGGTTACCCTCCAAGGCAGTTGTTGATCAGTGGCACAG AATGGGAAGTCGAATTCATGTCTACCCCAATGGATCCTTGGTTATTGAGGCAGTTACTGAAAAGGATGCAGGTGACTATTTGTGTGTTGCAAGAAACAAAATTGGAGATGATCTGATACTGATGAAAGTCAGCATCACAATGAAACCAGCCAAGATTGAccagaaacagtatttcaagAAGCTGGTGCCATACGGAAAAGATTTCAGAGTGGACTGCAAGGCCTCTGGGTCACCCACACCAGAAATATCCTGGAGTTTGCCAGACGGGACAGTGATCAATAATGCCATGCTGGCAGACGACAGTGGACACAGGTCTCGCAGATACGTCCTCTTTGACAATGGAACTCTGTATCTCAACAAAGTTGGAGTGACAGAAGGGGGGGATTATACCTGCTACGCTCAAAACACACTGGGAAGAGATGAGATGAAGATACACCTCATGGTCATTGTGGCAGCCCCTCAGATAAAGCACAATTACAAGACATACATTAGAGTGAAAGCTGGAGATACGGCATTACTGGACTGTGAAGCTGTGGGAGAACCCAAGGCAAAAATATTCTGGTTACTACCTTCCAGCGACATGATCTTGTCATCAACGGGCAGACACTTCCTGCACGCCAACGGTTCCCTATCCATCAGTCAGGTCAAACTGTTAGATACTGGGGAGTATATGTGCGTGGCTCGCAATCCTGGAGGGGACGATACAAAATTGTATGAAGTGGATGTTGTTGCTAAGCCACCTATCATAAATGGTTTATATGTGAACAAAACAATTATGAAAGTGACAGCAGTGAGGcattcaaagaaacaaattgACTGTAGGGCAGAAGGTACACCTCCCCTGCAGATCATGTGGATCATGCCTGACAATATTTTCCTAACAGCTCCATACTATGGGAGCAGGATTGTAGTACACAAAAATGGGACACTGGAGATTCGGAACTTAAGGCCTTCTGACACAGCAGATTTTATCTGCGTGGCACGCAATGATGCAGGAGAGAGTATGTTGGTGGTGCAGCTGGAGGTACTAGAAATGCTAAGGCGACCGATGTTTAAAAATCCATTCAAcgaaaaaataatagcaaaaccTGGGAAAGCCACCATGTTGAATTGTTCTGTGGATGGAAACCCTCCACCTGACATAAGCTGGATGTTGCCAAACGGCACATGGTTTTCCACTGGCATCAAGACTTCCCAGTTTCTCACAGGAAGCAATGGTACTCTCACCATCTACAATCCTGATAGAGACAAAGCAGGAAAGTACCGCTGTGCTGCCCGGAACAAAGTCGGCTACATTGAAAAGCTGATCATCTTGGAGGTTGGCCAGAAGCCCAGTATTCTCACTCGCCCAGTGGGGCCAGTGAAGGGCATTAGCGGAGAGCCGCTATCACTTCACTGCCTGTCTGATGGCAGtcccaaaccaaacacagcGTGGACCCTGCCAGGCGGCAACATGCTGGATCGACCGCAGATCAACAAGAAATACATACTGCTGGAGAACGGCACTTTGGTTATACGAGAAGCCACCATTCATGACAGAGGAAATTACATGTGTAAGGCCCACAATAATGCCGGAGAATCCTCTGTAACTGTCCCTGTCGTTATTGTAGCCTATCCCCCAAGGATTACAAACAGACCGCCGCAGACCATACACACGATGCCTGGAGCAGCGGTTCAGCTCCACTGCAGAGCACTGGGGataccaaaaccagaaattacCTGGGAATTACCTGACCACTCAGTACTCCCCACAGGTCACCAAGGCCGTGCATCTGGGAGCAAACTGCTTCACCCCCTGGGGACACTGCTCATCCAGAATCCCCAGCCCTCCGATTCCGGCGCGTACAAGTGCACAGCAAAGAACCATCTTGGCAGTGATTTAACAGTAACATACATTCATGTCACTTAA